A stretch of DNA from Takifugu rubripes chromosome 15, fTakRub1.2, whole genome shotgun sequence:
TCAGCAGTCTAGtgccgtttccatggcaacttAGAAGAAACGAATGAATTCATTTGACACTGATTACAAGGACGCGATCGATAAATGAGGTTTATCAGCTCTAATACAATCAAATCAAGTAAAAAAACAGTGAAGCGACGAtcactccgtgtgtgtgtgtgtgtgtcttttggcAGTGTTGTAATATGATGATAGCGTGAGTGTGGCGTCTCAGTGGAAAGGTAGGAGGGGCTTAAACTATTCTTATCTTGCCTGAGCTCTCTGTGAAGGTGGGTCAATGGACGAGAGTTcagaggtgtgtgcgtgtgtgtgtgtgtgtgtgtgtgtttttacacgTTGACCATGTGGAGGTCAGAGGCGGTGAAGTGGGGACAGAGAGCCATGTCCAGGTTCTTCAGTTGCCGCAGGATCTTGCGGTGGAACTTGGAGCGGACTCTGTTGAACTCCATGATGTCACTTGGATCCTCCTCGATCCAAAAACCATGAAATTCCTGCATCAAATAACCTGGAAGACGGAAAACAGGAGCTCAAACCCAGAAAGGGCTGTGGAGAAAGGGACGTAGTGGACAACCTACAGAAGGTCTGCTGGAAGTGCTGCAGAGAGGCCATCTCTGGGGCCACGTTGTACAGGTGAGTCTTCAGGGCTCCGCCCACCAGCAGAGAGTACGCCAAGTCCGTTATATTGATGCCAACAATAGCAAAAGAAAACCTGCACGCAGGTGATAAATATTAATCTTCACCTTTGCTCAGGTGTCTTTTAGTTAACATTAGAAAGTCCCTGTCCAACAGCTGACATCAAAGTTGAGAGTaccaaccaaaatgtcctcactttgctagttaAACGCATATTCTCATCCTCACTGCGTGACATGCACGAGAACACACGCAAGATCTATGTTattgttagcatgctaactagcTGCAACCTACCCGATGGTCTTGTCCAGGTTCTTTTGTTCGTCGTTGATAACATCACTGCGGAGGAAACATGCTTCAGTCTCATCGAACACGGGACAACATTCTAACAGGAAGTCGGTCCGGTCACATGTGCAGACTGACACGCATGTAACCGAGTACGAAAGCAAGGCAACAGGGTTGATCATTGATGAAAATGAGAGAGTACCTGGACCTTGTGAGTGTGGTCCTACAGAACgtgtgagacgggtggagggaaaaacaacaatgtgATCAGAGGACAGAAAGTATAGAAAAAGTATAGAAAGTGAATGATTATGATCAATAACCACCAAACACCCAAAAGCCTCATCAAACTGAGATTTGACACAATTGTTTAAATCAAAAaaatgtgtgatgatgatgatggtgtcgTAAGATTTGTAAACAGAATTTGTGGAATTGGATTTATAAAAGTCTTCGTTGGGGGCGTGTACTGgctcatctgtgtgttttcactaatgaggggtcaaaggtcagcggtgAGGGCCCACTTTCACCGTATTTATACAGTAGCCCTGAGCGTTTATTAACGTCTCAGTTGTCATTTTTGCACCATGTTCCACGACAGCTGCTGGAGATTCTGTTAATTCAAAATGGTGGACAGGTTTTCAGGGGGGCAGGTTCTCGTAATCACAAGTccgtccactagatggcgccaaaACTAGACTTTTACAGTCGACTCTTGCAAAAGCAGACTGACCAGCGACCATCTGCGGTTTTCACTTCTTGTCACTTTTCTGTTCACATTTTTCTTCAAATAGGCTTTGTGTGTCTTTGAGGGTGTCGGGAGTCAAACAAAGATGGCCGACATACTTGCGCTTTGGTTGCAGTGAGTCGTTGAGCATCTGCAGAGCCGTGGCTTTGTCGTGTTCTGCGAAATACCTGCCGAGACACAGAAGAGGCTCTGAGGGTCTTTATTATAACTACTGTATTTAccgttatcatcatcatcatcatcatcggtgCTGATCAGGGTTTTCTCCGAGAGAGAGCTCACAGCAAGTTGAGCAGACCCAGCAGACCCATCCCTCTGAAATCTGTCTTTGGATCGTTGCCTTGGAAACCGATTTCACACCACTGCTTGGAGATTCGAGCAGTGAGAGGCGTGTCAGGACGCAGCTCCTTCCATAGCTgcaatgcagacacacacacacacacacacacaactcatgCTATATATGCTAATGTTATGCTCTCATATAAATATACTTAATTAATAATGATTAACTTTGCAGAAGAAAAAGTGTAACCAGCAAATCTGCATTGCAGTTATTCCATATTTGAAACCGATGATTGAACCTTTTGGGTCTGTACCTTCATCAACATTTCCTCATGTTTGACGTTTTCACAGTCGTACGCTTCCCTGCGGAACTTCTCCACTTCTGCCACCAGATTCCTGTAGCCGGCGATCTGAAGAAGGCTACCTTGGAGGGAGATGCCCAACCTGGGGACACATGGCGCCGGTCAGAAGATTTACGGCCGCGGCGGCGACGGTCAACAAAAACATGGCGACTCACTGAGGATTGGTGTCAGGATTAATTTTCTTCAAGGTCATAATATCCTCAACGGTTTTCTCCACCTTGTCAGGGGGAACACTGAGAGCCGACTGCAGCAGCTACGCCAAGAACAACAGAATCACTTCCAAACGTGTCACATGTGAGCTTATTATGCTGGATACAGTTAGAAAATGAGCCTCACCTGGTTTTGGAGTACCGTAGAGATGATTCTAGAAGAAAAGGGGTTGATCAAACGGTTGAAGATGTCTGAACAAGAGACGGGCAGAGTTGGGCATACCTATTTTGAGGGTCCTACGGGctccatgtttgttgttgtaGCAGATTCGCTGCAGCTCACAGCGTCCTGTGAACTTCCTGATGACAAACTTGAGACTACGCCACAGACACTTGCAGTAGAGGAACACGAAGAACTGGGTCACCACTCTgtggaggtgggaggacagggaggaggaggaggatggggaggttaaaaatgaaagggaaagaagaggaagaagagatggaAGATAAGGACGATAttagaggaggggggggggggggggaatcggGGGATTTTGACACATAAGGACCATGTTTATGTACCACTTCTGTATTTTACATTGAATTAAATACTTCGAACTTCGCATATTTCCTTAAATGTAAATTTGGTCGTCAAGGaaagaaataacaaataaaatcaattgACTTCTAAATCTGACATTGATTTACTAAAGACTGATAATTCCAGAGACACACGGGTCCTACTGAGAAAAGCAGGAACCATCACCAGGAACCTTCAGAGGAACTCCCCTCTTCATCAAGCTTGTGATCTACTCATGGGGTTCTGCTCAAAGGTTCCAAGAGggacacttttatttatttatttctagcAATTAATCTGGCATCTGGAGGGACACAGACACTGATGATTGtgattatatatacatataccaaactgattaaaataaacCCTCTACGATTAAGATTAAGACAGATGAGCCCCGTGGTTAACTGGCCCAGAGAAACCAGCTTACTTGTCACTGGTAAACGAAGGGACGAGAAATGACAGACCGGAGGAAACCCATGCGGGATGAAGGTGAAGTCCGTTTACCTGAGAAAGTGCTTCATGATGTCGGCTTTTCTCCTCGCGGATcctgaaaacagcagaattcTGCGCGTTAACGTCGGAACGGGCCGTTTAAAGCGCGCAGCTCAGGCCGCAGCAACAGCCGCAACCGTCCGCCATCAAGCACACACTGGCGGCCCTGGAGCACCGGAGCTGCCCGCGGTGGTGCAGAGAGAAAGCCCCGGCCGAGAGCTGGCTCTCCGAGGTGCAGGCTGCGTTAGTTCTCCAGGATCCAGACCGACACTGTCGGACCTTTATGTCACCTTGTGCAGGCACGAGCCGGATCAATGTGCGGATTACTACCCGGTCGTCTCCGGTGTGATTAAAAGGTGCAGAGAAAAGGGGCGGACATAAGAGATGGATGCTCCGGGTACCTGTGAGGCTGGGGCGCTTCGGGACGGTCCGGGTACCTGTAGGGCTGGGGGGCTTCGGGCCGGTCCGGGTACCTGTGAGGCTGGGGGGCTTTAGGACGGGATGAtgcggctctgctgctcctgcggTGACTCCATGAAGACGGACTGAAGCTGCTGATTCAGCCGCTAATGAAGCGGAAATCACGATTTCACACCAAAATATAGAACTCGACGCGATTTTTATGTAGATTTACACATTTCCCACGATTCTTCTACATTTTAGGTGGAAAAATCCAAATACCGATACACACGTATGCATCAATCTGCATACGTACAAGTGCACGTATGCTTACGTGTATTATATAAtctagaaaataaataaacgtgGTGCTCATTTACAAAACGTTTAAATAAACAACTCCTTTCAAATTCAACCTCACAACAAGATCAACATTTTTCCAGCACATCGGAGTTAATACATTTATTCTTGTAAAAATAACTGGAAAGAGAtgagcaaataaaaaaatatatgtaacAACCTAGTGACCTTTCAGTACAGGAAAACTCcagcatgaataaatgaatcaaGGTCAGACTATAAAATACAtacaaacacaggaaacagtaaCAGATGATTGGAGCGTAAACAAGTTTAtcaatgttttttaaaaaaaaaaaaaaaaaaaagactaaaactctTACTACCTATATAAAAATAGATTGGACGTCGCCGCCATATTGTGTCACTGACCACAGAAACATTAtttaaaatcttaaaaacaGCACAAGTGACGTGATGAGGTCATAACTGTCACAGCTCCGTTCCATCCGCTGGCAGAAGAACGTCTGAGGAACTTTCTGTGGGGTCGTCGGCAGAACCGGCGGTGGCGTATTGTACCTCGGTCGGACCCGAAGTGGAGTTTGTGGGAACGGCGTTGAACATGACGAAGCCAACCATGATGACAAGGAACGACAGGATGTAAAGAGTGGAGAactgaggacaggagcaggaaatgagctcagagctgcgtGTGCGTATCACTGTTGCTCACCAAAACCCACCTTGTactggaagaggaagatgcCGCAGAAAAGGCTGAAGAGGTCGGCGGTGAGCAGCGACAGGTTAACGGCGGTGGCGCTGGTCGCCTTCACCACGCTGGGCATGAAGCTGTACAGCGCCACCATGCTGAAGACGTAGACGGCAAACAGAAAGACTACAAAACACAACGTCTGAGCTGAGTCGGGATCGGCTGAGGACCTTGTTCAGAATTCCCCCCTCAGAAATTTAAACTAAGAACCAAGAACTTCATATACTGGCTCGATTTGTTAGACATCGATTTTGAACTTTTCTGGAGTAACAGGAAATAGACTCACTGATGCGAAGGTCCCACTGAACTGCAGCTACAGCCCGAgcttcaacagcagctctggaaaaACAGGCAGCACAATGAGGATGGAAGAGGACTCTGGTAGCTTtaactcatgtgtgtgtgtttatgagatGCTGACGCACAGCTGGATGCCACTGATGAGAGTCCCAAACAATCCCATCATGCCCAGGAACTCCACCCGGCTCTGGTTCTTCACCGTGTGCTCCTGGCACACGTTGGAGATGGCGTAGAGTACGGCACTGATCAGGACCAAGCCGTCGCCCAGGATTACGTCATGGGCTGTGAACAGTAAGAGAATGTTTGAGAGGAAAGAACACAGGAACTTCAGAGTAGACAGAGCCTCCGAGATGTTCTTACTGGATCCCTGGTCTCTTCCTGCCAGGACATCCGCCCCTACCATGGTGCCCACCCCcagcaaacacaccaacacgGCTACAAAATGGACCGGCCTGTAGCGGGTCTTCAGGAAGAACCAGGACAGCACCATCAGAGCCGGGATCACAAAACAGTCAAGCAGCTGGAAGAGTTACATGACAGGCCCAATAAAACTGGTGAACACCTTCACGACGCGCGTCTGGTTTCTCAGCAACGCAGATCACATATAGATTAGATCAGGGGTCGGAAACCCGCGGCtctagagccgcatgcggctctttggcgccgccctagtggctccctggagctttttcaaaaatatgaaagtggaaattgttttaatataatttctgtaagaggaaaaacgtgacaaacattcttaaaagtttccaatgctgtaaaaatgtgaataataaatatttaatttcaacatctcattataatggaagttaaacttaaagcaccattgtacagcagagtggtcacatggTGCGTCAttcgctgcagggaaaataaacatttcatcattgtaaCTATCTGAGAGACAAGTTAATTGAAaaattcagtcaatatttattttacatttttaaaacggTCATAGtttcatttaatgtctcaattcgttattgttgaaatggattaaaaatgtattgttctttatgtATGTTTCCTTTGATAGAGTCATAGGTCACACGAAGGGTTCAGAGGTCGCACCCATGGAATTGTGGGTGAGGCAGTGCAGTAACAGCGTGGCTACAGAGCAGAGCGCCAACATAGTTTAAAGAAAGTATACACGGccttaaaataataattctgcATGGTCCAAGAGGCGCTCACGTTTTCACGGCGTCTACGGAGGATGGAGAGTTGGGAgtaaaacttttaaaaagacatctgtatgatgcgtggccattatttcattggaccggtgtagctacaatcatgaatgctcataaTGTATTTgaagcctacttatcatttggaaagtaggctaatacagctaatatagacacttacagcatgtgttgccttcattataagccctatataaggcttttaattttttgcagctccagacagatttgtttcttgtttttttggtccaatatggctctttcaacattttgggttgccgacccctggatTAGCTCATAATGACAAACATTACTTGGATACTGGTGAGGCTGGTGAACTGGTACGCCTTCACAACTGTGTAGTTTGCCTCCACATCGGCCACACCCATGATCAAATATTTCCACCACTTGGTTCTTAAGATCTGAATGATGTTCTGGTCGTCTGTGGAAACATCCAGTGGGAATGAAAACTCTTTTTCTCACGTTATCTGTCAAATATTTACTGACATGTACTCTTCCATGAGTGTCAGCGTCCTGACCTTTGCGGGTGCTAAGCACGGTCGTgtaaatgagcagcagcagcacatagTTCAGGAAACTCTGCAGCATCGGCGTCTCCACGGCAGCATTGGCCAGGTACTGAGAGCTGACTGCCGTCCCACAGATGAGCAGCGACAGGACCTGACCCATCAGAATGGTCTTCAGAAGATCCCTTGGGAGGAACAACATGTCTTTGAGCGGTGGGAAACAGAATCATGTGCTCCAATTCATGCACGATATCATCCAAGGTAACAGCTGTGTGCAGAATGCTTTCAACTTTCAACACTCACCATGTTAGGAATTTTCTTAAGCCGTTACAGAAGAGCCTTGATTTCCCACAGAACCTTGAGGTTTCATGACCTTCCATGGCTCTGTCTGATAAAAACCAGAACAACAGGTTTTACATGACTATTACTCTCTAAATCCGATTATCTAATCCGACTTTGACATGACTCAGAAATTACCATCAGAATCTGAACCAAAAAGTATACATCGTAACtttacacacatttttagaAAGACAGGCATCAATCGATTTAAAGAATAGAAGGGTTGAGCCATTAGCTGTGGCCACATTGACAGCTTtggccttttttcttcttctttgattaTAAATGATAATTTTACAGCCGTTATTGTGCACTGCCTTTCGGCTTTATAATGTGCAGCTGACAAATCATACATATTTATGATATACGGTACCCCAACACTTTCATTAATTAAGCATCCTGTAACAATAAACAGCTGATCCCAAAGGCTAAGACATTTGCTCAGCAGCTATACTTACGTTTCTGCATTTGGTCATGAGGTGTGTGAAACATTCTCCAATTTGTGACAAGTTTAATGTCCACATTAAATCCATAGCTCATCATCCACGAGGGGCATCTTGACTGACGTCACATTCGTCTTCTTCGTTTGTTACAACCTTCACTTTAGCAGTGCTGCCCCCTAACGTATGCAGTTGTAAGCGCACGTTGAGTTACAAGTACTTGTCACTCGAAATATTTATATTCACCAACATTATACATCATCCTTATCATTGTCACCTTCACCAACATCATGTGGATTCATTTTATGTGCATATGACAAATTACTTTTATAATACCAAATCAAATGTTTACACTTTTATACACGCCATCTTATTTATATGAActgagggattttttttaataaaaaggaagtatgttgtttgtttgtttgtttgttttttcaaaattCAGCTGAAAGAACCTCCGCCTCAACATCCTCCAGTGGCCGCAGGGATGAGGCTGCAACATTTGgccattacaaaaaaaaaaactatgatGAATGGCTTTATAAGTGTTGTACTgacataaaatacattttatttgcaAAATATTTTTCAATACCCTTGACCACAACACAAAACAAGGTTCATTAAAATAGAGAAATTGCAAAATTTATCAAAATACTGTGCtattaaaattttaaatgaCACATGCACCTTTGTTTTAATGCTTGATTATATAAATTATATCTAAATTATCTATGTTGTATTCTTTATCActgtattatttaaaataaaaaatattgttCTTCACAACTGTTTCTTTGCCTTAACAATTAACAAgttgcatacatacatacatacatacatacatacatacatacatacaaacataaataaacaattAAAGCTTGTCTTTAGTCTGAGCTCAATTATCGCGAGAATGTACGAGAGTATAAGTTGAGGGAACATGGCGACGTCTCATTTGCTAAAGGTAGGAGCCACTTCAATTCAATTTTTGATATTAAATGTTGCCTAAAGTTCTTGTCACGTTAATGACGCGGGGCCAGCATCTCGCCGGAACCTTAACAAGCAACGTTCCGGTATGATGCGACTTTGTGCAGCCAGCAGTGACTTTATCGGCAGACGAGTTAACTTACCTTTGGCTAACATTAGCCACTCTTCAGTAATTTAGCTGCTAAACAGAAAAGCTGCAACACAGCCGCTGCTACATACAAGACGGACGCCAGGGTTCGCATTGTGTCAATCTGCTCCGACGTATAAACTGTACGCGTTAACCCGCAAATCTGATATCACATAGCACTGTAAGCTTCAGCACTGGGTCTTAAAATACACGCTAAAGGCTGCCAGACGCCACTGTCGTCGTTCCTGTGCAGAGGAGGCTCATGCTCAGCTGCGGTGGCTCAACCTGTTCTAAAATAACCTCACCAATGTGGTTAAATCATTTGCAATTTATGTCAACCTGCTAATTTAACTGCAGAAGAGATCTGCCGGGGAATGGGCGTCTGTAAGTTTGCTGTGTTAAAGCATCAGGTAGAGCCTCACCTGGATTCTCATTTATTCCATGTATTTATTAAGCATCCGCTTTTATCTCCAGTTTTATCTCCAGTGAGCACATTTGTATCCACATTTCACCGAAACTTCCATCCGTTTGCATTGACCTGTTGTGTCTAATAaagaggagagggtgagatgATTTCTGATGACGTCTGTCAATCTATCTTTGTCAGAAGAAGAGTGAAATGCTGAATAGCCTGGTGGTGCAAATGTGATGGAGTTATGGCCTCATTGTACATTTTAATCTATTCAAACAGTAAAAGGTGtcattaaatttaaatgtaagAGGAGTTTAGGTGGGGTGTGAAAAAGCatagctgctcctgtctttttggtgtttttaagtctttaagggaaaaaaaaccataatAGTTCAAAAGCAGTGTTGCAATTACTGCATTACTTCTGTAATAATTTTTAACTTCAATCATGAggtgttatttattttgttgtatcTCAGTGAGAACAATGGACTTTATTTTGAAGTTTAGTTTCTGCTGTGTCATGATTACTCATAGCATGACCtatataaaacatgttttagaCTGGCATCTTGGTCTGAATATCAGATGTTATTGTTGATGTTTCTCTTGTTAAGTTAATGTTTCCCATTTGTTAACAGAACAAAGGATCCCTTCAATTTGAAGATAAATGGGACCTGATGCGTCCCAtcgtgctgaagctgctgcggcAGGAGTCCGTCACCAAACAGCAGTGGTTTGACCTCTTCTCGTACGTTTACCTACAGCCTGTGGAAGTCTGGAGAAAACTGGAGAGTTTTTCTAGGGCTTCTCACTGATTTATTGTGCGTTTTCACAGTGACGTTCatgctgtgtgtctgtgggacGATAAAGGACCAGCGAAGATTCACCAGGCCCTCAAAGAGGACATCTTAGATTTTATCAAACAAGCACAAGCAGTAAGACACTTGCAGAATTAGTTTCATGTCTAAAGTAAAAATAATTAACACACGGCAGGTTTGAGATCAACATAAACAAAGTATTTAAATCCACACAAAACATTACtgtctggtggtggtggtggggggggtttgaTGGAAAATTTGATCATCATCTTCAATCTTCAGATGTGTTTACCAGTGTCTGTCTCCATCTCAGCGCGTGTTGAGTCATCAGGACGACACGGCGTTGCTCAAAGCATACATCGTGGAGTGGAGGAAGTTCTTCACACAGTGCGACATCCTGCCCAAACCTTTCTGCCAGCTCGAGATCACCCTGATGGGCAAGCAGGGAAGCAACAAGAAGTCCAATGTTGAGGACAGCATCGTTCGTAAGGTGACGACCACGCCGGACCCCGTTTGGCTCTTAACAATCAACATGCCGTAATTGTGTCTGTGTTCTCAGCTCATGTTGGACACATGGAACGAGTCCATCTTTTCCAACATCAAAAACCGCCTGCAGGACAGCGCCATGAAGCTCGTCCACGCCGAGCGGCTGGGAGAGGCCTTTGACTCGCAGCTGGTCATTGGCGTGCGAGAGTCCTACGGTGAGAAAGGCAACAGCTCAGCTTATGGAAGTCTGAATGCTGTCAGGTTAGAGTGTAACAAATGAAACATAGATGAAAGATGAAATGCACAGCTTTGAGATGGCCGTGTTCTCAGTATAACCTGTGTCCTTTGGGTTGAGGTCACATATACAACCAGATATTATCTTACTGCGCCGTTGGTGCGCGTTGTGATGCACCATCTGAGCGGTGCTTATAACAGTGGTTAATCAAACACTTTATGAGCCGATAGCATTTGTCTGCTGAGCAGCAAGTCAGAGATAGTTCAGTTTGTTCCACCCATTGTGTAAAGGTTGAACTGGATCAAGTTTTGAAATGTGAAACATCATCCTCTGCAGAACTGTTTGCTTCCTCACTTATCTGCCTGTTGCCACACTCAGGAGGAGATGATATagaaacagcaaaataaaatctaGATCAGTTCCAGGTCATTCTgactctgtgtctgtgtgtctgtacacAGTAAACCTATGCTCCAACCCTGATGACAAGCTGCAGATCTACAGAGATAACTTTGAAAAGGCCTACATGGACTCTACAGAGAGGTTCTACAGAACTCAGGCTCCTGCGTACCTGCAACAAAATGGGGTTCAAAACTACATGAAATATGTGAGTTGGAGATGTTTTCTTGTCTGATAAAATCTGTGTTTACAGGATCAAGCCAAGTCATATTTACACAAAAAGCTCCTTAATTGATATAAAAGATGCTAAGGACCTTTTTGttggagagaaaaagaaaaaagactgtCCAGTTTATTTGAAACTGCCTTCAGGATTAAACAGGTGTTCATCAGCGTATCAAAATATGAATCCTGCTGCGTCAAAAATCTGCAGAAACTCACGATCCTGCGATGGCAAAGGCGCAAAGACCTTTTGTCTCTGAagcttttgcgaatgttgagCAGCACAAACGCAAGCAAGGCCTCTCTCAAAGCACCAGTACTGCTGAGGTTGGCAGGCAAGATCCTCGGGGTTCTGAGACAACAATCTGGTGGTGGCCCCCGACAGATTCCACCTGAGCCAGAGGATCTGAAGGGCTGTCACGACGCGCAGGCTGATCATCACTGATGCTGATATCAGCCCCAGAACAGTCAGACGCGTTTGCACAGCTTTAAGGACTCAATTTAACCTGGGCGCTGCCGAGGGCTTCACGTGTTACTGGCATGACAAGGAGATCCCACTGGAGATGCCTTCTCTATGTTCATTCAACAGAACAATGGAGCTTTGTGTGGCTTAGGGGTGCCAAACAGCAGCCGGCTGTGTGGGCATCCCTCTTTCTTGAGGACCCCGGTGTGTGTGGTAATGACATGCAGAGGCCATCTTTAAAGACGTCACCGATGAGGGCGGACAAAGGGACTTCTTCCAGAAGAATAAAGTCATGATTTTAGACCATCCGGAATGCTCCTTTCAGCTGAATCCCTTTGAAAACATCTGTGGATGGACGGCAAGTGATGTTTATAAAAGCAGGCATTCTCAGCCTGTGGATGGTCTTTGTGAAGCATCTTTGTCCCATGGAGCAGCATTCCCACCAGCCTCTTGGAAGAGTGGGGAAGCCGGTGCTCCCTGCATGCTCTCTGCTCCCGCTGACAGTAATAAAGACGATATCTGGTGAGCTGCAGGAGTTCCAACATGAAGCAGAAAcgtttgtttccttttcacaTCTTTGGGAACAGGAAAAGAAGTCGTCAGGAATCTTCTCACAATGCTCCAATTACTCCAAACAAAACCAACCGACTTTCTGAACGCACCGCAGGCGGCCAACTATTTTATGTTCAATCAGATATTCCATTCCTCCTTTCGTTTTTACagattccattttatttattctagaAAAGCACCAACACTAGAGTCTGTTCTGAACAATGACTctttctgcctccctctcaCCTGCCAGGCTGACTCA
This window harbors:
- the elmod1 gene encoding ELMO domain-containing protein 1, whose translation is MKHFLRVVTQFFVFLYCKCLWRSLKFVIRKFTGRCELQRICYNNKHGARRTLKIESSLRYSKTKLLQSALSVPPDKVEKTVEDIMTLKKINPDTNPQLGISLQGSLLQIAGYRNLVAEVEKFRREAYDCENVKHEEMLMKLWKELRPDTPLTARISKQWCEIGFQGNDPKTDFRGMGLLGLLNLLYFAEHDKATALQMLNDSLQPKRKTTLTRSSDVINDEQKNLDKTIGFSFAIVGINITDLAYSLLVGGALKTHLYNVAPEMASLQHFQQTFCYLMQEFHGFWIEEDPSDIMEFNRVRSKFHRKILRQLKNLDMALCPHFTASDLHMVNV
- the slc35f2 gene encoding solute carrier family 35 member F2, whose product is MMSYGFNVDIKLVTNWRMFHTPHDQMQKHRAMEGHETSRFCGKSRLFCNGLRKFLTWDLLKTILMGQVLSLLICGTAVSSQYLANAAVETPMLQSFLNYVLLLLIYTTVLSTRKDDQNIIQILRTKWWKYLIMGVADVEANYTVVKAYQFTSLTSIQLLDCFVIPALMVLSWFFLKTRYRPVHFVAVLVCLLGVGTMVGADVLAGRDQGSTHDVILGDGLVLISAVLYAISNVCQEHTVKNQSRVEFLGMMGLFGTLISGIQLAAVEARAVAAVQWDLRIIFLFAVYVFSMVALYSFMPSVVKATSATAVNLSLLTADLFSLFCGIFLFQYKFSTLYILSFLVIMVGFVMFNAVPTNSTSGPTEVQYATAGSADDPTESSSDVLLPADGTEL